Proteins from one Oscillatoria nigro-viridis PCC 7112 genomic window:
- a CDS encoding RNA-guided endonuclease InsQ/TnpB family protein: MRIGYDAMKATYQYQFYPDTNQKLTLNHWLRICRYWYNRQLGDRFDWWEMNRTAINACPLIASISAPRAKPNYYSQKQQLPVIKKDLVKVFHSGELLDFKQVDSTVLQDVSKRVDKAFERFVIGDSKGGRSGKPRFKTEADYRTMTFSTANSDWIKLVRKNWLYIRLPKLGIIKVRMHRLIPDGFSVKQISVTRKADGWFIQIMLEDASVPQFIPDKITPNWNNSIGLDAVLHEDVYLASSSGEKLPSLKPLT; the protein is encoded by the coding sequence ATGCGTATCGGCTACGATGCAATGAAAGCGACCTACCAGTACCAGTTCTATCCCGACACTAATCAAAAGTTAACCCTCAACCATTGGCTGAGAATCTGTCGCTATTGGTATAATCGACAGTTAGGTGATCGATTTGATTGGTGGGAGATGAACCGCACTGCTATAAATGCTTGTCCATTGATTGCTAGCATCTCTGCGCCCCGTGCGAAGCCCAACTACTACTCCCAAAAACAACAATTGCCCGTCATTAAGAAAGACCTAGTAAAAGTTTTTCATAGTGGCGAACTTTTGGATTTTAAGCAGGTAGATTCAACCGTACTGCAAGATGTCTCTAAGCGAGTAGACAAAGCTTTCGAGCGGTTTGTCATAGGGGATAGTAAGGGCGGAAGATCGGGTAAACCCCGCTTCAAGACTGAGGCAGACTACCGGACGATGACTTTTTCTACAGCTAACAGCGACTGGATTAAGTTGGTTCGTAAGAATTGGCTTTATATCCGACTGCCAAAGCTAGGCATCATAAAAGTTCGGATGCACCGTCTAATCCCTGATGGGTTTAGCGTCAAGCAAATCAGCGTAACTAGGAAGGCTGACGGTTGGTTCATCCAAATAATGCTTGAAGACGCTTCAGTACCGCAGTTTATTCCTGATAAAATTACCCCAAACTGGAACAACTCGATCGGGTTGGATGCGGTACTGCATGAAGATGTCTACCTGGCATCATCATCGGGCGAAAAGTTGCCTTCGTTAAAACCACTTACGTAA
- a CDS encoding RNA-guided endonuclease InsQ/TnpB family protein, translated as MSRKRNKQKRGSKSRRKLAKKEARQHQKIARSRQDFHYKTAHKLVKSGAKFFFHEDLNLKGLTKRNKVKQDDEGNYLPNGQSAKSGLNKSWLDAAFGQFFKTLEYIAEKAGSVVVSQKPAYTSMVLCYRNEIIFTDCGIRNYWDEQNSLMVDRDINAAINLKRLGLDIFPSIKRRSGNLSVVGTMDDSTVKEILHTLHRAAKKPTS; from the coding sequence ATTTCAAGGAAGCGGAATAAGCAAAAACGTGGCTCTAAATCTCGACGAAAATTAGCCAAAAAAGAAGCGAGACAACACCAAAAAATAGCGCGTTCTCGCCAAGACTTCCATTACAAAACGGCTCACAAACTTGTCAAGTCTGGAGCTAAGTTTTTCTTTCACGAAGATTTGAACTTAAAGGGCTTAACAAAGCGGAATAAAGTTAAGCAAGACGATGAGGGTAATTACCTTCCGAACGGTCAATCAGCAAAATCAGGATTGAATAAATCTTGGTTGGATGCTGCGTTCGGTCAATTTTTCAAGACGCTGGAATACATAGCCGAAAAAGCTGGATCAGTCGTCGTTTCGCAAAAACCTGCTTATACTTCAATGGTTCTGTGCTATCGGAATGAAATCATTTTTACCGATTGTGGGATACGGAATTATTGGGATGAGCAAAACTCTCTGATGGTTGATCGCGATATTAATGCTGCGATAAATCTAAAGAGACTTGGGTTGGACATTTTCCCAAGTATAAAACGCCGTAGCGGGAATCTTTCTGTGGTGGGAACTATGGATGACAGTACCGTAAAGGAAATCTTGCACACCCTTCATCGGGCTGCTAAGAAGCCCACATCATAA
- the rimO gene encoding 30S ribosomal protein S12 methylthiotransferase RimO translates to MATKPTIAFSHLGCEKNRIDTEHMIGLLAQAGYQVDSNEELADYVVVNTCSFIQAAREESVRTLVELAEANKKVVITGCMAQHFQQELLDELPEAVAIVGTGDYHKIVDVMQQVEKGDRVSLVSSEPTYIADETTPRYRTTSEGVAYLRIAEGCDYRCAFCIIPHLRGNQRSRTIESIVAEAKQLASEGVKEIILISQITTNYGKDIYGEPKLAELLRALGEVDVPWIRMHYAYPTGLTPQVVAAIRETPNVLPYLDLPLQHSHPEILRAMNRPFQAGINDAIVDRLKAALPGAVMRTTFIVGFPGETDEHAAHLLEFVKRHEFDHVGVFVFSPEEGTPAFSLPQQIPAEIMEMRRNAVMAAQQPISLKKNQESVGQVVDVLIEQEQPETGELIGRSARFSPEVDGLVYVTGEARLGSIVPVKITGADVYDLYGQVDFRL, encoded by the coding sequence ATGGCAACGAAGCCAACGATCGCATTTAGTCACCTCGGCTGCGAAAAAAATCGCATCGATACCGAACACATGATCGGCTTGCTGGCTCAAGCGGGCTATCAAGTCGATTCTAATGAAGAATTAGCCGATTATGTTGTAGTCAATACTTGCAGTTTTATCCAAGCGGCGCGAGAAGAGTCAGTCCGCACCTTGGTAGAATTGGCAGAAGCTAATAAAAAAGTAGTCATCACCGGCTGCATGGCACAGCATTTTCAGCAGGAATTGCTGGACGAATTGCCCGAAGCAGTCGCAATTGTCGGCACTGGCGACTATCACAAAATAGTCGATGTTATGCAGCAGGTGGAAAAGGGCGATCGAGTTTCCCTCGTCTCTTCAGAACCTACTTACATCGCTGACGAAACTACTCCCCGCTACCGCACGACATCCGAAGGTGTGGCTTATCTGCGAATAGCAGAAGGCTGCGACTACCGCTGTGCATTTTGCATTATCCCGCACTTGCGCGGAAATCAACGATCGCGGACGATCGAATCTATCGTCGCCGAAGCTAAGCAATTAGCCTCCGAAGGGGTAAAGGAAATTATCTTAATTTCTCAAATTACCACCAACTACGGCAAAGATATTTATGGCGAACCGAAACTAGCCGAACTGCTTCGGGCTTTGGGTGAAGTAGATGTACCTTGGATTCGGATGCACTACGCCTATCCTACAGGTTTGACTCCCCAAGTTGTCGCAGCCATCCGCGAAACGCCCAACGTTTTGCCGTATTTGGATTTACCCCTGCAACATTCCCATCCCGAAATTCTGCGGGCGATGAACCGACCTTTTCAAGCCGGGATCAATGATGCTATAGTCGATCGGCTCAAGGCAGCACTTCCCGGCGCCGTGATGCGGACAACTTTTATAGTCGGCTTCCCCGGCGAAACCGACGAACACGCAGCACACTTGCTGGAATTTGTCAAGCGCCACGAATTCGATCACGTAGGAGTTTTTGTATTTTCGCCAGAAGAAGGAACCCCAGCCTTTAGCTTGCCTCAGCAAATACCTGCAGAAATAATGGAAATGCGGCGCAATGCGGTAATGGCGGCACAACAACCTATATCATTGAAGAAGAATCAAGAGTCTGTCGGTCAGGTAGTTGATGTCCTGATAGAACAAGAACAACCAGAGACAGGCGAGTTGATTGGTAGATCCGCTCGGTTTTCCCCAGAAGTAGATGGACTCGTCTATGTGACAGGAGAAGCGCGGCTGGGATCGATCGTACCTGTGAAAATTACTGGTGCAGATGTCTACGACCTCTACGGTCAAGTCGATTTTAGATTGTAG
- a CDS encoding DEAD/DEAH box helicase: MNLLFEGLGLSEELVLHLETLGFTEPTPIQVQAIPHLLAGRDVVGQAQTGTGKTAAFSLPILERIDLDVTAVQALVLTPTRELAMQVTDAIRDLSGISGDGPVKIGRSLQVLTVYGGQSIDRQMQRLKRGVHVVVGTPGRILDMLSRGSLKLDKVKWLVLDEADEMLSMGFIQDVEKILDAAPQERQTAFFSATMEPSIRKLVARHLRNPVNVTVEQPKATPKRISQGVYMVPRGWSKARALQPILEMEDPESALIFVRTRQSAAELTSQLQAAGHSVDEYHGNLNQAQRERLLHRFRQCQVRWVVATDIAARGLDVDHLTHVINYDLPDSVESYVHRIGRTGRAGREGTAITLIQPVDRRKLRLIERHVRSSLTVRNIPTRAQIEARQLEKMQGKVREALAGERMASFLPLVSQLSEEYDSHAIAAAALQMAFDQSRPAWMGADYAQQEDPPIGGENSVKPILIKKRAKTPAPSNSVAPTFSGAPSAPVPQNS, encoded by the coding sequence ATGAATTTATTGTTTGAAGGCTTAGGTCTTTCGGAAGAACTCGTTCTCCATCTGGAAACACTAGGCTTTACAGAACCTACTCCCATCCAAGTACAAGCAATTCCGCACCTGTTAGCAGGTCGCGACGTTGTGGGTCAAGCCCAAACAGGGACAGGCAAAACGGCAGCATTCTCGTTGCCCATCTTGGAGCGGATTGATTTAGATGTAACTGCGGTGCAAGCACTGGTGCTGACGCCGACTCGCGAATTGGCGATGCAAGTAACTGACGCCATCCGGGATTTGAGCGGCATTAGCGGCGACGGCCCGGTAAAAATTGGTCGCTCTCTGCAAGTTCTGACGGTGTACGGCGGTCAATCGATCGATCGTCAAATGCAGCGTTTGAAGCGCGGCGTTCACGTCGTTGTCGGTACACCCGGACGCATATTGGATATGCTCAGCCGCGGCAGCCTGAAACTAGACAAGGTAAAGTGGCTCGTTTTGGATGAAGCAGACGAAATGCTGAGCATGGGCTTTATCCAAGATGTGGAAAAAATCTTGGATGCTGCACCACAAGAACGTCAAACGGCATTTTTCTCGGCGACGATGGAACCTTCCATTCGGAAGTTGGTGGCGCGGCATTTACGCAACCCAGTCAACGTCACCGTAGAACAGCCAAAAGCAACGCCGAAGCGCATCAGCCAAGGCGTGTACATGGTTCCCCGCGGCTGGTCGAAGGCAAGAGCCCTACAGCCAATCCTAGAAATGGAAGACCCGGAATCTGCACTGATTTTTGTGCGGACTCGGCAGTCGGCGGCAGAACTCACCAGCCAACTGCAAGCAGCAGGTCACAGCGTTGACGAGTATCACGGTAATTTGAATCAGGCACAGCGGGAACGTTTGTTGCATCGGTTCCGCCAATGTCAGGTGCGCTGGGTAGTGGCGACTGATATTGCGGCGCGGGGTTTGGACGTGGATCACTTGACTCACGTGATTAACTACGATTTGCCCGACAGTGTGGAAAGCTACGTTCACCGGATCGGACGCACGGGCCGGGCTGGTCGCGAAGGAACGGCGATTACGCTGATTCAACCGGTCGATCGCCGCAAACTGCGCTTGATTGAACGCCACGTGCGATCGAGTTTGACGGTGCGAAACATTCCGACACGGGCGCAAATTGAAGCACGTCAGTTGGAAAAGATGCAAGGTAAAGTTCGCGAAGCTTTGGCTGGCGAACGGATGGCATCTTTCTTGCCTCTGGTGTCTCAGTTATCCGAGGAGTACGACTCCCACGCGATCGCCGCTGCTGCTTTGCAAATGGCTTTCGACCAAAGCCGTCCTGCTTGGATGGGCGCGGATTACGCTCAACAAGAAGATCCCCCGATTGGTGGAGAAAACAGCGTCAAGCCAATCTTGATCAAAAAACGGGCTAAGACTCCTGCGCCAAGTAATTCTGTAGCGCCGACTTTTTCTGGAGCACCGAGTGCTCCTGTTCCCCAGAACAGCTAA
- a CDS encoding reverse transcriptase family protein: protein MASKATYKLHVTSVSAEGHPKNLQLHGLAECNTAEEIALAMGISRGKLRFLTLNSPASTITHYTRFKISKKTGEERSIVAPGPNLKSAQRWILDNILEKLEVHSAAHGFCKKRSTVTNAKPHVGADILVKIDLQNFFQSISYKRVKGLFSGLGYSETAANIFGLICTAFEIKEIEKEGQINYTASGDRHLPQGSPASPAISNLICRHLDSRIAIVAKNLGFCYTRYADDLTFSGCGEAARRISNLMKEIKLIIAAEGFSINRDKTKIMGRSVQQEVTGIVVNTQLNISKKTLKAFRATLYQIEQEGLSGKKWGNSTNLIASIAGFANYVSMVDPSKGAELQLRVARIKQKYEGK from the coding sequence ATGGCAAGTAAAGCTACATATAAATTGCACGTCACATCTGTATCTGCTGAGGGGCATCCAAAAAATTTACAATTGCACGGTTTAGCCGAATGCAACACCGCTGAAGAAATCGCTTTGGCAATGGGAATTAGCCGGGGAAAACTGCGCTTTTTGACATTAAACAGTCCGGCATCCACAATTACGCATTACACCCGCTTCAAAATCTCGAAAAAAACAGGAGAGGAAAGAAGTATTGTGGCACCTGGACCAAACCTTAAGTCGGCTCAAAGGTGGATTTTAGATAATATTTTAGAAAAATTAGAAGTTCACAGTGCAGCACATGGATTTTGTAAAAAGCGCTCGACAGTCACCAACGCTAAACCTCATGTCGGTGCAGATATCCTAGTAAAAATAGATTTGCAGAACTTTTTCCAGTCAATTTCATACAAGCGTGTCAAAGGATTATTTAGCGGGTTGGGTTATTCGGAAACTGCGGCGAATATTTTCGGATTGATTTGTACCGCTTTTGAAATAAAGGAAATAGAAAAAGAAGGACAAATTAATTATACAGCTTCAGGAGACCGTCATTTACCTCAAGGCTCGCCTGCAAGTCCTGCTATTTCAAATCTAATTTGCCGTCATCTGGACAGCCGGATCGCGATCGTGGCTAAAAATCTTGGGTTTTGCTATACGCGGTACGCTGACGATTTAACATTTTCTGGCTGTGGGGAAGCAGCGCGCCGAATATCTAATTTGATGAAAGAAATTAAATTGATTATTGCTGCTGAGGGTTTCAGCATCAATCGCGATAAAACTAAAATTATGGGGAGATCGGTGCAGCAGGAAGTAACAGGTATTGTTGTCAACACGCAATTAAATATATCTAAAAAAACTTTAAAAGCTTTTCGTGCGACTCTCTATCAAATAGAGCAAGAAGGATTGTCAGGTAAAAAATGGGGAAATTCAACTAATTTAATAGCCTCGATTGCTGGCTTTGCAAATTACGTGTCAATGGTTGATCCCAGCAAAGGTGCAGAATTGCAATTGCGTGTCGCTCGAATCAAGCAGAAATATGAAGGCAAATAA
- a CDS encoding slipin family protein has translation MWKTFYIQPNQIGILYHRSDFKKILLPGTYTYFGSHWNLKSYDLNQPEAKIDNLELLLRNHGTELQEHLSIVRTAFNQTALVRLGQTWIGVLPNQLRAFWRGFIEVECHIFNLDENLELPAEFVQKVRSTSLQGLKKFQVSESELGLLYVQNNFVRPLESGEYAFWSVDKDVTVRTLGRDNPNPEFPQENVLIEKHPDFVAAYCELVQLLGHQIGIVRDRGKVVDFLPPTSRKLFWQGVEVEIIDINTDFSLEHSLVAELVAGTPEALLLSAKYLHLCEVPAQHIGLLYINQEFQSQLPPGTHAWWKFGRSFQTEAIDLRLQNIEVSGQDILSKDKVPLRLNLTAGYRIRDPLMAKNGLSDITGFLYKELQFALRGAVGEQTLDGLLESKGAIDRSISEYIRAKTADYGIEVDSVGVKDIILPGEIKTILSKVVEAEKSAQANVVRRREETAATRSMLNTAKVMEDNPVALRLKELEVLERIAEKIDRIQVNGSLDNILTDLIRMNRE, from the coding sequence ATGTGGAAAACCTTTTACATCCAACCTAACCAAATCGGAATCTTATATCACCGCAGCGACTTTAAGAAAATTTTGCTCCCCGGTACATACACTTATTTCGGTAGCCATTGGAACCTAAAAAGCTATGACCTCAACCAGCCAGAAGCTAAGATTGACAACTTAGAACTATTGCTGAGAAACCACGGAACCGAACTACAAGAACATCTCTCGATTGTCAGAACAGCATTCAATCAAACAGCTTTAGTTCGTTTGGGTCAAACTTGGATCGGTGTTTTACCGAATCAATTGCGGGCATTTTGGCGAGGTTTTATTGAAGTAGAATGTCATATTTTCAATCTAGACGAGAATTTAGAATTGCCTGCTGAGTTTGTCCAAAAAGTGCGATCGACCTCTTTGCAAGGACTGAAAAAGTTCCAAGTCTCCGAGTCTGAACTAGGCTTACTGTACGTACAAAATAATTTTGTGCGCCCTCTAGAATCGGGAGAATATGCTTTTTGGTCTGTGGATAAAGATGTCACAGTTCGTACTTTGGGCCGAGATAATCCCAATCCTGAATTCCCACAAGAAAATGTACTAATTGAAAAACATCCCGATTTTGTAGCAGCCTATTGTGAACTTGTGCAATTACTCGGTCATCAAATTGGAATTGTGCGAGATCGAGGAAAAGTTGTTGATTTTTTGCCACCGACAAGCCGCAAGCTATTTTGGCAAGGTGTTGAAGTGGAAATAATTGACATCAATACTGATTTTAGTTTAGAGCATAGCTTAGTAGCTGAGTTGGTGGCTGGCACTCCAGAAGCTCTATTGCTCAGTGCCAAGTATTTGCATCTTTGTGAAGTTCCGGCACAGCACATTGGACTATTATATATTAACCAAGAGTTTCAATCGCAATTACCACCAGGAACTCATGCTTGGTGGAAGTTTGGACGCTCTTTTCAAACGGAAGCGATTGATTTGCGATTGCAAAATATCGAGGTATCTGGTCAAGATATTCTCTCAAAAGACAAAGTGCCTCTGCGCTTGAATTTGACTGCTGGTTATCGCATCCGAGATCCGCTGATGGCAAAAAATGGTTTGTCGGATATTACGGGATTTTTGTACAAGGAATTGCAGTTTGCTTTGCGCGGTGCGGTGGGAGAACAGACTTTGGATGGGTTGTTGGAGAGCAAAGGTGCGATCGATCGCAGTATATCTGAATACATCCGCGCCAAAACCGCAGATTATGGCATTGAAGTCGATTCAGTAGGTGTCAAAGATATTATTTTACCTGGTGAAATTAAGACTATTTTGAGCAAGGTTGTGGAGGCGGAAAAATCGGCTCAAGCAAATGTAGTGAGGCGCAGGGAGGAGACGGCAGCTACTCGGAGTATGTTGAATACTGCGAAAGTGATGGAGGATAATCCGGTGGCATTGCGCTTGAAGGAATTGGAGGTTTTGGAACGGATTGCTGAGAAGATTGACCGGATTCAAGTTAATGGGAGTTTGGATAATATTTTGACGGATTTGATTCGGATGAATCGAGAGTGA
- a CDS encoding Coenzyme F420 hydrogenase/dehydrogenase, beta subunit C-terminal domain: MTATDSAKHQKSKALKPGSRRPAKELCSECGLCDTYYIHYVKESCAFLTQHIAELEAEIHGRSRNLNNPDDWYFGVSQNMMAARKKEPIEGAQWTGIVSTIAIEMLEKGIVEGVVCVQNTKEDRFQPMPIIATNREEILAAKVNKPTLSPNLSVLEQIEKSGMKRLLVIGVGCQIQALRTVEKKLGLEKLYVLGTPCVDNVSRAGLQKFLDTTSRSPETVVSYEFMQDFKVHFKHEDGSEEKVPFFGLNTKELKDVFAPSCLSCFDYVNSLADLVVGYMGAPFGWQWIVVRNDTGQEMLDLVTDQLNTQPVMSKGNRKEAVQQSIPAYEKGVTLPMWAAKLMGVFIERIGPKGLEYARFSIDSHFTRNYLYVKRNYPEKLEAHVPEYAKRIVGQYKLPDV; the protein is encoded by the coding sequence ATGACCGCAACAGATTCTGCTAAGCACCAAAAATCCAAAGCCCTCAAACCGGGTAGCCGCCGCCCCGCTAAAGAACTTTGCAGCGAGTGCGGTTTGTGCGATACATATTACATCCATTATGTCAAGGAATCTTGTGCTTTCTTAACACAGCATATCGCAGAATTAGAAGCAGAGATTCACGGGCGATCGCGCAATCTCAACAATCCAGACGATTGGTATTTCGGAGTCAGTCAAAATATGATGGCGGCTCGCAAAAAAGAGCCGATCGAGGGTGCTCAGTGGACGGGAATCGTCAGCACAATTGCCATTGAAATGCTCGAAAAAGGAATTGTAGAAGGCGTTGTCTGCGTCCAAAACACCAAAGAAGACCGCTTTCAACCGATGCCGATTATTGCTACAAATCGAGAAGAAATTCTCGCAGCCAAAGTCAACAAACCAACTCTCTCTCCCAATCTTTCAGTATTAGAACAAATCGAAAAATCTGGGATGAAGCGGCTGTTAGTAATTGGTGTCGGCTGTCAAATTCAAGCTTTGCGAACAGTCGAGAAAAAACTCGGTTTAGAAAAGCTCTACGTTTTAGGAACTCCCTGTGTAGATAATGTCAGCCGTGCAGGCTTGCAGAAATTCCTAGATACGACTAGCCGTTCTCCCGAAACAGTTGTATCTTATGAGTTTATGCAAGACTTTAAGGTTCACTTCAAACACGAAGATGGTTCGGAAGAAAAAGTGCCGTTTTTTGGCTTGAACACTAAGGAATTGAAAGATGTTTTTGCTCCTTCTTGTTTGAGCTGTTTTGATTATGTGAATTCTTTAGCAGATTTAGTTGTGGGCTACATGGGCGCACCTTTTGGGTGGCAGTGGATTGTGGTGCGAAATGACACCGGGCAAGAAATGTTAGATTTGGTAACGGATCAGTTAAATACTCAGCCGGTGATGTCTAAGGGAAACCGAAAAGAAGCCGTTCAGCAAAGCATCCCGGCTTATGAAAAAGGAGTGACATTGCCGATGTGGGCGGCGAAGTTAATGGGAGTGTTTATTGAGAGAATTGGGCCGAAGGGTTTGGAATATGCCCGTTTTTCCATTGATTCTCATTTCACTCGCAATTATCTGTACGTGAAGCGGAATTATCCGGAGAAATTAGAGGCTCATGTGCCGGAGTATGCTAAGCGGATTGTGGGGCAGTATAAGTTGCCAGATGTGTAA
- a CDS encoding M28 family peptidase — MHLGKIGLWNRGTLTRLVILSTILITLISGIWLSMIAMPGKSYSGTIPPLTAQEISLRDALQRDVEKLAGEIGERNFIQYQKLGEAADFLEASFQNAGYKVERQGYKIDEKFYYNIEVEMTGGKKADEIVVIGAHYDSVVGSPGANDNATGAAGVLALARMFADKKPEKTVRFVEFVNEEPPFFWTADMGSLVYAKRCRERNEKIVSMLSLETIGYYSDAKNSQKYPPPLNLFYPTSGNFIGFIGNTSSSKLVREAIASFRGHAEFPSEGAAIPGGIPGVGWSDQWSFWQHGYPGLMVTDTAPYRYPYYHTAQDTPDKVDWERTAKVIAGLEKVVADLVRVDIN, encoded by the coding sequence ATGCACTTGGGAAAAATCGGATTATGGAATCGCGGAACGTTAACTAGACTGGTTATCCTTAGTACGATCTTAATTACTCTAATTAGCGGGATATGGTTGAGTATGATTGCAATGCCCGGAAAAAGCTACAGCGGGACAATTCCCCCTTTAACAGCACAGGAAATCTCGCTCCGAGATGCTTTACAGCGCGATGTGGAAAAGCTCGCTGGTGAAATCGGAGAGCGCAACTTTATACAATATCAAAAACTTGGAGAAGCTGCTGACTTTCTCGAAGCATCATTTCAAAATGCTGGCTATAAAGTTGAACGACAAGGATATAAAATTGATGAGAAATTTTATTATAACATAGAAGTAGAGATGACCGGGGGAAAAAAGGCAGATGAAATAGTTGTAATTGGGGCACATTATGATTCTGTGGTGGGGAGTCCAGGGGCAAATGATAATGCAACTGGGGCGGCGGGAGTGCTGGCTTTAGCGAGAATGTTTGCGGATAAAAAGCCTGAAAAGACTGTGCGTTTTGTTGAGTTTGTGAATGAGGAACCGCCTTTTTTCTGGACTGCTGATATGGGGAGTTTGGTTTATGCGAAAAGATGCAGAGAGCGTAATGAAAAAATTGTTTCGATGCTCAGTTTAGAAACAATTGGTTATTACTCAGATGCCAAAAACAGTCAGAAATATCCACCACCGTTAAACCTTTTTTATCCTACATCGGGAAATTTTATCGGATTTATTGGCAATACATCCTCAAGTAAACTGGTTAGAGAGGCGATCGCATCTTTCCGCGGCCATGCTGAATTTCCCTCGGAAGGTGCAGCAATTCCGGGTGGCATTCCTGGTGTTGGTTGGTCTGATCAATGGTCTTTTTGGCAACATGGTTATCCAGGGCTGATGGTGACAGATACTGCTCCCTATCGCTATCCTTACTATCACACGGCGCAAGATACACCCGATAAGGTTGATTGGGAACGGACGGCGAAGGTGATAGCTGGATTGGAGAAAGTTGTGGCAGACTTGGTGCGAGTTGATATTAATTAG
- a CDS encoding leucine-rich repeat domain-containing protein, with protein MNLPTSVALTCCAILALSGNGVSGKAAAEVRSGNKTFAQWCREKDSLSPEAKHTVEVLLKEAGTTECEAANQTLLSLPGLVLDNNQISDIKPLESLTNLTLLYLDNNQISDIKPLQSLTSLTLLVLDNNQISDIKPLESLTNLTLLSLANNQISDIKPLESLTNLTVLVLDNNQISDIKPLESLTNLNWLYLGDNSISNIKPLESLTNLTLLSLDNNQISDIKPLESLTNLTEIPLSGNPIAPKTCPLKPESICKWEPLAKP; from the coding sequence ATGAATTTACCAACGTCGGTCGCACTTACTTGTTGTGCGATCCTAGCATTATCTGGAAATGGAGTGTCGGGGAAAGCAGCAGCAGAAGTGCGATCGGGAAACAAAACATTTGCTCAATGGTGTCGCGAAAAAGATTCTTTGAGTCCTGAAGCTAAACATACTGTTGAGGTGCTGTTGAAGGAAGCAGGGACTACTGAGTGCGAGGCGGCTAATCAGACACTTTTGAGTCTCCCGGGACTCGTCCTCGACAACAATCAAATCAGCGACATCAAACCGCTAGAATCCTTGACTAACCTGACTTTGCTCTACCTCGACAACAATCAAATCAGCGACATCAAACCGCTACAATCCTTGACTAGCCTGACTTTGCTCGTCCTCGACAACAATCAAATCAGCGACATCAAACCGCTAGAATCCTTGACTAACCTGACTTTGCTCAGCCTCGCCAACAATCAAATCAGCGACATCAAACCGCTCGAATCTTTGACTAACCTGACTGTGCTCGTCCTCGACAACAATCAAATCAGCGACATCAAACCGCTAGAATCCTTGACTAACCTGAATTGGCTCTACCTTGGCGACAATTCTATCAGCAACATCAAACCGCTAGAATCCTTGACTAACCTGACTTTGCTCTCACTCGATAACAATCAAATCAGCGACATCAAACCGCTCGAATCTTTGACTAACCTGACTGAGATTCCCCTCAGCGGAAATCCGATCGCCCCCAAAACTTGCCCCCTCAAACCCGAGTCTATCTGTAAGTGGGAACCACTAGCTAAACCATAA
- a CDS encoding leucine-rich repeat domain-containing protein — MTLIVAQKYMNLPKSIALTGCVLLALSGNGVSGKAAAEVRSGNKTFADWCREKDSLSSEAKHTVEVLLQQAETNECDAANRKLSSFTALFLIDAQISEIKPLQSLTNLITLHISNNQISDLKPLASLPNLITLSVGNNLLGDIKPLASLTNLTTLQLNNNLLGDIKPLASLTNLTWLDISNNQISEIKPLASLTKLTWLDLNNNKISDIQPLLSLTKLAAIDLQNNQINDIKPLQSLTNLTWLQLSGNPIAPKTCPLKPESICKWEAPTQP, encoded by the coding sequence ATGACACTTATAGTTGCACAGAAATACATGAATTTACCAAAGTCGATCGCACTTACTGGTTGTGTGCTTCTAGCATTATCTGGAAATGGAGTGTCGGGGAAAGCAGCAGCAGAAGTGCGATCGGGAAACAAAACATTTGCTGATTGGTGTCGGGAAAAAGATTCTTTAAGTTCAGAAGCTAAGCATACTGTTGAGGTACTGTTACAGCAGGCTGAGACTAATGAGTGCGATGCAGCTAATCGGAAACTTTCGAGTTTCACCGCACTCTTCCTCATTGACGCTCAAATCAGCGAGATTAAACCGTTACAATCCTTGACTAACCTGATTACACTCCACATTAGTAACAATCAAATCAGTGACCTCAAACCGCTAGCATCTTTGCCTAACCTGATTACACTCTCCGTCGGCAACAATCTTCTGGGCGACATCAAACCCCTAGCATCCTTGACTAACCTGACTACTCTCCAACTCAACAACAATCTTCTGGGCGACATCAAACCGCTGGCATCTTTGACTAACCTGACTTGGTTAGACATCAGCAACAATCAAATTAGTGAAATCAAACCGCTAGCATCCTTGACTAAACTGACTTGGTTAGACCTCAACAATAATAAAATCAGCGACATCCAACCATTGCTATCTTTGACTAAACTGGCTGCAATCGATCTGCAAAACAATCAAATCAATGACATCAAACCATTGCAATCCTTAACTAACCTGACTTGGTTACAACTCAGCGGAAATCCGATCGCCCCCAAAACTTGCCCTCTCAAACCAGAGTCTATCTGTAAGTGGGAAGCACCAACTCAACCATAA